In a single window of the Silurus meridionalis isolate SWU-2019-XX chromosome 8, ASM1480568v1, whole genome shotgun sequence genome:
- the yy1a gene encoding transcriptional repressor protein YY1a, translating to MASGETLYIETDGSEMPAEIVELHEIEVETIETTVVGGDDDDDDEDEHQSMIALQPLVSDDPNHIHHQEVILVQTREEVVGCDDSDLHGNDGFEDQILIPVPVPAAEEEYIEQTLVTVSGKSTGRLKKGSGKKVVKKGFLGANEASGRKWEQKQVQIKTLEGEFSVTMWASDDKKDIDHETVVEEQIIGENSPPDYSEYMTGKKLPPGGIPGIDLSDPKQLAEFARMKPRKMKEDDSPRTIACPHKGCSKMFRDNSAMRKHLHTHGPRVHVCAECGKAFVESSKLKRHQLVHTGEKPFQCTFEGCGKRFSLDFNLRTHVRIHTGDRPYVCPFDGCNKKFAQSTNLKSHILTHAKAKNNQ from the exons ATGGCGTCTGGGGAGACATTGTATATAGAAACGGATGGCTCGGAGATGCCTGCAGAGATCGTGGAGCTGCATGAAATCGAGGTGGAAACCATCGAGACCACGGTGGTCGGAGGAGACGACGACGACGACGACGAAGACGAACATCAGTCCATGATCGCGCTGCAGCCACTGGTCTCCGACGACCCGAATCACATCCACCACCAAGAGGTGATCCTGGTCCAGACCCGGGAGGAGGTGGTGGGATGCGACGACTCCGATCTTCACGGAAACGACGGCTTTGAGGACCAGATTCTGATCCCTGTTCCTGTTCCAGCCGCGGAGGAAGAGTATATCGAGCAGACACTGGTGACTGTGTCTGGGAAAAGCACGGGGCGCCTGAAGAAAGGAAGCGGCAAGAAAGTGGTGAAAAAGGGCTTCTTGGGCGCCAACGAGGCGAGCGGACGGAAATGGGAGCAGAAGCAAGTGCAGATCAAAACGCTGGAAGGGGAATTTTCGGTTACTATGTGGGCATCGG ATGATAAGAAGGACATCGATCATGAGACCGTGGTTGAGGAGCAGATCATCGGGGAGAATTCCCCTCCAGACTACTCAGAGTACATGACTGGCAAGAAGCTGCCACCTGGTGGAATCCCAGGCATTGACTTGTCCGACCCAAAACAGCTGGCAGAATTTGCAAG GATGAAACCACGGAAAATGAAGGAGGACGATTCACCAAGAACAATAGCCTGCCCCCACAAA GGTTGCTCAAAAATGTTCAGGGACAACTCTGCAATGAGGAAGCATTTGCACACACACGGCCCACGTGTCCACGTGTGCGCCGAATGTGGAAAAGCATTTGTTGAAAGTTCCAAACTCAAGCGACATCAGTTGGTTCATACCGGCGAGAAGCCTTTCCAG TGCACATTCGAAGGCTGTGGAAAGCGTTTCTCGCTGGACTTCAACTTGCGCACACACGTGCGCATTCACACTGGTGACAGACCCTACGTGTGCCCGTTCGACGGCTGCAACAAGAAATTTGCTCAGTCCACCAACCTAAAGTCTCACATTTTGACACACGCTAAAGCCAAGAACAACCAGTGA
- the tpp1 gene encoding tripeptidyl-peptidase 1, with the protein MRVLGFLLLCLGLVEGKHLELDQAVFVPEDWLHAGRVAPREEMELTFALKQQNVDRLQNLLQLVSDPDSQQYGKFMTLEEVASLVRPSQLTEKAVWTWLKGHGIQNCHTVLTRDFLQCTMTAQVAETLLPGTEFHRYKKGDQTLMRSSSQYSVHEDVSDHLDFVGGVLRFPMGSKEIGKAWTGPGQSEKAFHLGVTPSTIRARYNLTASDTGHAANNSQAVAQFLEQYYHPADLAEFMSIFARGFNHMTEVERVVGTQEEGKAGLEASLDVEYIMSTGANISTWVFTNPGRHETQEPFLQWMLLLSNMSAVPWVHTISYGDDEDSLSTAYMNRINVEFMKAGLRGISMLFASGDSGAGCLHLAKENVFRPSFPASSPYVTTVGGTTFKNPFKVTYEVTHYISGGGFSNVFAMPDYQVDAVSAYLKGAQSLPPQSYFNHSGRAYPDMAALSDNYWVVTNLVPIPWISGTSASTPVVGGILSLINDQRFLKGLPSLGFLNPRLYKLKGTGLFDVTEECHLGCLDEKVEGQGFCAASSWDPVTGWGTPNYPALLAALIQD; encoded by the exons ATGCG GGTGTTGGGTTTCCTCTTGCTGTGCCTGGGGCTTGTGGAGGGAAAGCACCTAGAGCTCGATCAAGCTGTATT TGTACCAGAAGACTGGCTCCATGCAGGCCGAGTGGCTCCTCGTGAAGAAATGGAACTCACTTTTGCTCTCAAACAGCAGAATGTGGACCGACTTCAGAATCTGCTGCAGCTTGTATCAGACCCGGATTCACAGCAATATG GAAAGTTTATGACCTTGGAGGAAGTGGCGTCCCTGGTCAGGCCGTCTCAGCTGACCGAGAAAGCCGTGTGGACATGGCTGAAGGGTCATGGGATTCAAAATTGCCACACAGTGCTAACAAGAGACTTCTTGCAGTGCACTATGACTGCTCA gGTGGCTGAAACATTGCTTCCTGGAACTGAGTTTCATCGCTACAAGAAAGGTGATCAGACATTAATGAGGTCGTCTTCTCAGTACTCTGTCCATGAGGATGTGTCTGATCACCTGGACTTTG TGGGTGGCGTCCTTCGTTTTCCAATGGGCAGTAAAGAAATCGGTAAGGCCTGGACAGGGCCTGGGCAGTCGGAAAAGGCTTTTCATTTGGGTGTGACTCCTTCAACAATAAGAGCTCGCTACAACCTCACTGCATCTGATACTGGCCATGCTGCTAACAACAGCCAAGCAGTGGCACAG TTCTTGGAGCAGTATTACCACCCAGCAGACCTGGCGGAGTTCATGAGTATATTCGCAAGAGGTTTCAATCACATGACTGAAGTTGAGCGAGTGGTGGGCAcacaggaagaaggaaaagcagGCCTGGAAGCCAGCTTAGATGTGGAGTACATCATGAGCACTGGAGCAAACATCTCTACATGGGTCTTCACCAATCCAG GTCGACATGAAACCCAGGAGCCGTTTCTTCAGTGGATGCTGCTACTTAGCAACATGTCCGCTGTGCCTTGGGTACACACAATCAGTTACGGGGATGATGAGGACAGTCTGTCCACTGCCTATATGAACCGCATCAACGTGGAGTTCATGAAGGCTGGGCTCAGAGGAATCTCTATGCTCTTTGCATCTG GGGACAGTGGCGCTGGCTGTTTGCATTTGGCCAAAGAAAACGTCTTCAGGCCGAGCTTTCCTGCTTCCAG TCCGTATGTAACCACAGTGGGTGGGACGACCTTCAAGAATCCTTTCAAGGTCACCTATGAGGTCACTCATTACATCAGCGGGGGTGGCTTCAGTAATGTCTTTGCAATGCCTGACTATCAG GTAGACGCAGTGAGCGCATATCTGAAAGGTGCACAGTCGCTTCCTCCTCAGTCCTATTTTAACCACAGTGGAAGAGCCTATCCTGACATGGCAGCCCTTTCGGATAATTACTGGGTCGTTACCAACCTTGTGCCCATACCATGGATATCTGGAACCTCG GCGTCCACTCCAGTGGTAGGAGGAATTCTCTCGCTCATTAATGACCAACGCTTCCTCAAAGGACTTCCTTCTCTGGGCTTCCTCAATCCACGGCTGTATAAACTCAAAGGCACTGGTCTTTTTGAT GTAACTGAGGAATGTCACTTGGGTTGTCTGGATGAAAAGGTCGAAGGGCAGGGATTCTGTGCTGCTTCCTCATGGGATCCAGTCACTGGATGGGGAACTCCAAACTACCCTGCTCTACTTGCTGCTCTGATACAGGACTAA